The nucleotide sequence GGAAGCGGGATCCCGGCTCCGACAGGATTGCCCGCATTGCCCGTGCCGTATTTTTTTTCCATAATGCGGCGGGACTCCCCCGCGAGCGTCTCGCCGAGGGCCGCATATCTTGCTTCATTCTCCCTGAGGAATCTGAACTTCGCGCGGATGCCCGATGCCGACTCGCGGGAGGCGAGTATCCCTTCGCAGGCGGCGCAGTGTAGAACGGGTATCCCCGTAGCCTGGAAATCGACCGCCGTCAGGCTCTCTTCGCAGCGGGGGCATCGCGAAACCGCAGCGGCGGCGCGCATCCGGGAAATCGCCGTACCGGATTTTCCAGGCGTTTCCGCGGCCGCGTTCAATCTCCCCCCGGTCAATTCCCGGATCTCGCCGTAGTCGAACCATATCGCTCCGCAGGACGAGCACAGGTCGATCTCCTTCCCGCCGGAGACGATCCTTCGCATCGAGGAAATCCTGCAAAAAGGGCATTTCATCCGGCACAGTATATCCGCCCGGCAAGCACGACCGCAAACACCTGCACGGCCCTTGAATCCGGCCCGCTTCTGTTGACAATCATCCCGCATCCGATAGACTTTTCGGCATATAGCCGCGCGCCCGGCGATTGAGCCGGTTGCCGGAATACGGGGGGCATTCGCAATGCAATGGATCCCGGGTATTATCGCGGTCGTCATCGTCGCCTGGTTCGTCGGGACGTACAACCGGCTCGTCCGTCTGCGGAATCAGATCAAGAACGCCTGGCACCAGATAGAGGTGCAGCTCAAGCGACGCTACGATCTCATCCCGAACCTGGTCGAGGTCGTCAAGGATTACATGAGTTACGAGCAGGAGACGCTCGCGAAGGTTATCGAAGCGCGCGGCGCGGCGCTTTCCGCCAGGGGAACCGCCGCCCAGGCCAAGGCGGAAAATGCGCTGACGGAATCCCTGAAAAGCCTCTTCGCCGTCGTGGAAAGCTATCCGGATCTAAAGGCCAATCAGAACGTGGCGTCTCTCCAGGAAGAACTGACCGGAACCGAGAACAAGATCTCCTTCGCGCGACAGTATTACAACGACTCCGTTATGACCTACAACAATACGATCCAGTCGATTCCCTCGAACGTCATCGCTTCGGTTTTCGACTTTCAGCCTTCCGAATATTTCGAGGCCGGCGTGGAGGCCAAGGCCGTCCCGAAGGCCGACCTGAGATAATTCCATGGAGGGGGGACTCGCCTGCCCCAGGTGCGGCACGCTGAACCGGGCCGATGCCGCATATTGCAACCTTTGCCAGGAACCGTTCAAGCCGAGGGACCTGTCGTCTCCCGCCGGCGCTTCCGATACCGCCGCCGGGGCCGCACCCTTCATGAAACACGTCCCGATGCTCCCGTTCAACGAGGCGGCAAGGAGCAATGTCCGCATGTCGCGGCTGCTGTTCCTTGCGCTCTTCGTCGTGTTTTTCGGGCTGGGCGGAGTCATCGGACAGGCGTACGGGAGCGTGGAACCCGGCCTTGCGCTTGCCCTGATCCTTTATGCGATACTGTCCTCATCGGCCTATTTCAGCGGTTCCTCGATCGTCCTCTCGATCCACGACGCCCGGGAAGCCGACCCGGCCAGGCACCGTCAACTGCTGAACGTCGTCGAAGAGATGAAGATCGCTTCCGGTATCCCGATGCCGAAGGTTTACGTCATGGAGACCCCGGGGTTGAACGCGTTCGCCGCCGGGAAAAAACCCGGAGAGGCCCTGGTCGCGGTGACGACCGGCATGCTGGAACGCCTCAGCCGGGATGAACTCCAGGGAGTGGTCGCGCACGAGATGGCCCACATAAAGAGCCGGGATACCCTTTACAACATCTGCGCGGCCGTGCTGGTTGGAGCCATCGTACTGCTCTCCGACATGTTCCTGAGGGACACTTTCCTTTTCAGGGGAAGAGGAAGGACGCGGGCGGGAGGCAGCGGCCGCGGGAACCCCGCATTCCTGCTCATCGGCATACTTCTCGCCGTTCTCGCCCCCCTGGCCGCAAAGCTGCTCCAGATGAGCATCTCACGGCAGCGGGAGTACCACGCAGACGCCGCGGCGGCGGAATTCACTCGCAACCCGCTGGGGCTTGCTTCCGCGCTCGAGAAAATATCGATGGGCGGCGCGGGAGTGCCGGGGGAGAACCGGGGGACCCAGCACCTTTTCATCGTGAACCCGCTGCGGAAGTTCACGGAGCTCGATTCCGCCCTACTTTCCACGCACCCACCCACGGAATTGCGCATTCAGCGCCTGAAAGCCATGGCGGGAGCAGGATAACGAGGTGAGCATGGAAACCGCAAAACCGCCGCGATTCCTGTCGATGGAATTCCACACCCGGTTTTTCCCGGACCTTGTCCGCAACCGTTTGCGTCCTAAAGAGCGGACTGCGACCGGGTTCGTTTCGGGATTCGATTCCCTCATAGTGTTTTTCATTGCCATCGCCGTCGCGGCTATCGGGATTTCATATGCCGTGTCCCACCGGTCGGTCATCGGGTGGATCGCCGGCGGCGCGGGGGTTGCGGGAGTACTGGCCCTGTTCGTCCAGAGCGTGGTTTCCCGAGAAAATATTCCGTGCTACGAATCGTTTCTCTTCGGCGTCTTCGGCTTTTTCGTCACACTCGGGGCGACCGCGGGGATATTCATCGGGACACTCGAACACTCGCTCCCGCTCGTCCTGACGGCCGCCCCGGCGGGATTGGCGGCGGGCTATCTGCTCGGCATCCTGGCGGGACTCTGGTTCCAGTATCTCGGGTGGATTGCGGTGCTTGTGAAC is from Deltaproteobacteria bacterium and encodes:
- a CDS encoding LemA family protein, with the translated sequence MQWIPGIIAVVIVAWFVGTYNRLVRLRNQIKNAWHQIEVQLKRRYDLIPNLVEVVKDYMSYEQETLAKVIEARGAALSARGTAAQAKAENALTESLKSLFAVVESYPDLKANQNVASLQEELTGTENKISFARQYYNDSVMTYNNTIQSIPSNVIASVFDFQPSEYFEAGVEAKAVPKADLR
- a CDS encoding M48 family metallopeptidase, giving the protein MKHVPMLPFNEAARSNVRMSRLLFLALFVVFFGLGGVIGQAYGSVEPGLALALILYAILSSSAYFSGSSIVLSIHDAREADPARHRQLLNVVEEMKIASGIPMPKVYVMETPGLNAFAAGKKPGEALVAVTTGMLERLSRDELQGVVAHEMAHIKSRDTLYNICAAVLVGAIVLLSDMFLRDTFLFRGRGRTRAGGSGRGNPAFLLIGILLAVLAPLAAKLLQMSISRQREYHADAAAAEFTRNPLGLASALEKISMGGAGVPGENRGTQHLFIVNPLRKFTELDSALLSTHPPTELRIQRLKAMAGAG